The following proteins are encoded in a genomic region of Shinella zoogloeoides:
- the dusB gene encoding tRNA dihydrouridine synthase DusB, translated as MTCLKDKQLTPPQLSAPLAIGPQTLRNRVVLAPMSGVTDLPFRDLAWRFGAGLVVTEMVASRELALNARESWSRIRNCGIRPHMVQLAGREAHWMAEAARIAEGEGADIIDINMGCPAKKVIGGYSGSALMRDPDHALGLIEATVDAVKVPVTVKMRLGWDHDSLNAPHIAARAEAAGAAMITVHGRTRMQFYEGRADWDAIRAVRDVLSIPLIANGDVDTAEDALEILRRSGADAVMVGRSAQGRPWHPAVLAGACGHPSAEEVSALAVEHYRMMLDFYGVEAGLRHARKHVGWYLERFAPGLPGAAKAEIMTARDSDFVAGRLAEALLSAGTAKLGEAA; from the coding sequence ATGACCTGCTTGAAAGATAAGCAATTGACGCCCCCCCAACTTTCCGCACCGCTGGCGATCGGTCCGCAGACCCTGCGCAACCGTGTGGTGCTGGCGCCGATGTCCGGCGTCACGGACCTGCCGTTCCGCGATCTCGCCTGGCGTTTTGGCGCGGGGCTGGTGGTTACGGAGATGGTGGCGAGCCGCGAGCTGGCGCTGAACGCGCGGGAAAGCTGGTCGCGCATCCGCAATTGCGGCATCCGTCCGCATATGGTGCAGCTTGCCGGTCGTGAGGCGCACTGGATGGCGGAGGCGGCGCGCATCGCGGAAGGCGAGGGTGCCGACATTATCGACATCAATATGGGCTGCCCGGCCAAGAAGGTGATCGGCGGCTATTCCGGCTCCGCGCTGATGCGCGATCCCGACCATGCGCTCGGCCTGATCGAGGCGACCGTCGACGCCGTGAAGGTGCCGGTGACGGTGAAGATGCGGCTCGGCTGGGACCATGATTCGCTGAACGCCCCGCATATCGCGGCCCGCGCCGAAGCGGCGGGCGCGGCGATGATCACCGTGCACGGGCGCACACGCATGCAGTTCTATGAGGGTAGGGCCGATTGGGATGCGATCCGCGCCGTGCGCGATGTCCTCTCCATTCCGCTCATTGCCAATGGCGATGTCGATACGGCCGAGGACGCACTAGAAATCCTCCGCCGCTCCGGGGCGGATGCCGTGATGGTCGGCCGTTCCGCGCAAGGCCGGCCCTGGCATCCGGCCGTGCTGGCGGGAGCATGCGGGCACCCCTCCGCGGAAGAGGTTTCTGCGCTCGCGGTCGAGCACTACCGCATGATGCTCGACTTTTACGGCGTCGAGGCGGGCCTGCGCCATGCGCGAAAACATGTCGGCTGGTATCTGGAGCGCTTCGCGCCCGGCCTGCCCGGCGCGGCGAAGGCCGAGATCATGACGGCGCGCGACAGTGATTTCGTCGCCGGACGGCTGGCCGAGGCCCTGCTTTCGGCCGGGACAGCGAAGCTCGGAGAGGCCGCATGA
- a CDS encoding type II toxin-antitoxin system RatA family toxin, which produces MPQFETRRPVPHTPEQMYDLVADVERYPEFLPLCEGLAVRSRKERDGKELLIADMTVGYKAIRETFTTQVLLNRAERAIDVKYIDGPFRYLDNRWRFEATPDGGCSVHFFIDYEFKSRILGALMGSMFDRAFRMFTDAFEKRAAAIYGGPSIG; this is translated from the coding sequence ATGCCCCAGTTCGAAACCCGCAGACCCGTTCCCCATACGCCCGAGCAGATGTACGACCTCGTCGCCGATGTCGAGCGCTACCCGGAATTCCTGCCGCTCTGCGAGGGGCTGGCGGTGCGTTCGCGCAAGGAGCGGGACGGCAAGGAGCTGCTGATCGCGGACATGACGGTCGGCTACAAGGCGATCCGCGAGACTTTCACGACGCAGGTGCTGCTGAACCGGGCCGAGCGGGCCATCGACGTGAAATATATCGATGGGCCTTTCCGCTATCTCGACAATCGCTGGCGCTTCGAGGCGACGCCGGACGGCGGCTGTTCGGTGCATTTCTTCATCGACTACGAGTTCAAGAGCCGCATCCTCGGCGCGCTGATGGGCTCGATGTTCGACCGCGCCTTCCGCATGTTCACCGACGCCTTCGAGAAGCGCGCGGCGGCGATCTATGGCGGTCCGTCAATCGGCTGA
- a CDS encoding CinA family protein codes for MSIWPEDIEETAQHIVTDFSARGLMIATAESCTAGLIAGVITEIAGSSNAFDRGFVTYSNEAKQQMIGVSAETLKAHGAVSRPTALEMAEGAIRHSNADISVAVTGIAGPGGGSDEKPVGLVHLAAARKGRETLHREMRYGDIGRSAVRLATVRTALEMLVELSAD; via the coding sequence ATGAGCATCTGGCCGGAGGACATCGAGGAGACCGCGCAGCACATCGTCACCGATTTTTCCGCGCGCGGGCTGATGATCGCCACCGCCGAATCCTGCACGGCGGGCCTCATTGCCGGCGTGATCACCGAGATCGCCGGCTCGTCCAACGCCTTCGATCGCGGCTTCGTCACCTATTCCAACGAGGCGAAGCAGCAGATGATCGGCGTTTCGGCCGAAACGCTGAAAGCGCATGGCGCCGTCTCGCGCCCGACAGCGCTGGAGATGGCGGAAGGCGCCATTCGGCATTCGAACGCGGACATCTCGGTCGCAGTCACCGGCATTGCCGGCCCCGGCGGCGGTTCGGACGAAAAGCCGGTCGGCCTCGTCCATCTCGCCGCCGCGCGCAAGGGCCGCGAAACGCTGCATCGGGAAATGCGCTACGGCGATATCGGCCGCAGCGCTGTGCGGCTTGCGACGGTCCGCACCGCCCTTGAAATGCTGGTCGAACTTTCAGCCGATTGA
- a CDS encoding bifunctional 2-C-methyl-D-erythritol 4-phosphate cytidylyltransferase/2-C-methyl-D-erythritol 2,4-cyclodiphosphate synthase, whose protein sequence is MLAENALSCGVVIVAAGRGERAGSHAEGPKQYRRIGGRPVISHTLDLFVNWPHAKRIVVVIHPDDEALFETARAAALPAGERLTVVQGGSTRQQSVLAGLEALAADEISHVLIQDAVRPFVEPAILERTLTAFHHGARAVLPAVAVADTLKRADANGNVAETVSRSGLFAAQTPQSFHFQTILEAHRRASASGRTDFTDDASIAEWAGVRVHLVEGSAGNVKLTLQKDIAMADQRLSHGLPDVRTGNGYDVHQLVDGNGVTLCGLFIPHDQKLSGHSDADVALHALTDALLATCGAGDIGDHFPPSDPQWKGAASRIFLEHAAAIVRANGGTIMNADVSLIAEAPKVGPHREAMRRNLAEFLGISQDRCSVKATTNEKIGFVGRREGIAAIATATVVYRGSEA, encoded by the coding sequence ATGCTGGCGGAAAATGCGCTATCCTGCGGTGTTGTGATCGTTGCCGCCGGGCGCGGCGAGCGGGCGGGCAGCCATGCCGAAGGCCCCAAGCAATACCGCCGCATCGGCGGAAGGCCGGTCATCTCCCATACGCTCGATCTCTTTGTCAATTGGCCGCATGCCAAGCGTATCGTCGTCGTGATTCATCCCGATGACGAGGCACTGTTCGAAACCGCCCGCGCCGCCGCCCTGCCCGCCGGCGAGCGCCTGACGGTCGTGCAGGGCGGCTCGACGCGCCAGCAGTCCGTGCTTGCCGGTCTCGAAGCGCTGGCGGCGGACGAGATCAGCCATGTGCTGATCCAGGATGCCGTGCGCCCCTTCGTCGAGCCGGCCATTCTGGAGCGCACGCTCACCGCCTTCCATCATGGCGCGCGCGCAGTCCTGCCCGCCGTCGCGGTGGCGGACACGCTGAAGCGCGCGGATGCCAACGGCAATGTCGCCGAAACGGTCTCCCGCTCCGGCCTTTTCGCGGCGCAGACGCCGCAGTCCTTCCACTTCCAGACCATTCTGGAAGCCCATCGCCGCGCGAGCGCCTCCGGCCGCACGGATTTCACCGACGACGCCTCGATCGCCGAATGGGCCGGGGTGCGCGTGCATCTCGTCGAAGGCAGTGCCGGCAACGTCAAGCTCACGCTACAGAAGGATATCGCCATGGCCGACCAGCGCCTTTCCCATGGATTGCCCGACGTGCGCACCGGCAACGGCTATGACGTGCACCAGCTCGTAGACGGCAACGGCGTGACGCTCTGCGGCCTCTTCATCCCGCACGACCAGAAGCTTTCCGGCCATTCCGACGCGGATGTCGCCCTGCACGCCCTGACCGACGCCCTGCTCGCCACCTGCGGCGCGGGCGATATCGGCGACCATTTCCCGCCGTCCGATCCGCAATGGAAGGGTGCCGCCTCGCGCATCTTCCTCGAACATGCGGCGGCCATCGTGCGCGCCAACGGCGGCACGATCATGAATGCCGACGTCTCGCTGATCGCCGAGGCGCCGAAGGTCGGCCCGCACCGCGAGGCGATGCGGCGGAACCTTGCGGAATTCCTCGGCATTTCGCAGGATCGCTGCTCGGTGAAGGCGACGACGAACGAGAAGATCGGCTTCGTCGGGCGGCGCGAGGGCATCGCTGCCATCGCCACGGCCACCGTGGTCTACAGGGGGAGCGAGGCATGA